One stretch of Sebastes umbrosus isolate fSebUmb1 chromosome 5, fSebUmb1.pri, whole genome shotgun sequence DNA includes these proteins:
- the LOC119489054 gene encoding peroxynitrite isomerase THAP4-like: MAKLVLGPCCSVEGCSLRPGTNLLSQIKVYRFPKDTQQRSAWIAAVKRRDWSPSVNSRVCSTHFITGKPSNDPLHPDYAPSRMPDKPQKAKGMDRYWRPLKRAASAATHPDAGPETVKRTEPESPRYKNKSVGTDLSMKDIEDLLSENAALKSYNEELETELRAHEQIIIQ; encoded by the exons ATGGCTAAACTAGTGTTGGGGCCGTGCTGCTCAGTGGAGggctgttccctccgaccgggCACCAACTTACTGTCCCAGATCAAAGTGTACCGCTTCCCTAAAGACACGCAGCAGCGCAGTGCGTGGATAGCTGCCGTGAAGAGACGAGACTGGAGCCCGTCGGTCAACTCCAGGGTCTGTAGCACTCACTTCATCACCG GGAAGCCATCGAATGACCCTCTCCATCCTGACTACGCCCCTTCAAGAATGCCAGACAAACCTCAGAAAGCAAAAGGAATGGACAGATACTGGAGACCACTCAAGCGAGCGGCCTCAGCAGCTACACATCCTGACGCGGGGCCTGAAACTGTGAAGCGTACCGAACCTGAAAGCCCCAGATATAAGAACAAATCAGTTGGCACAGATCTATCCATGAAAGATATAGAGGACCTTCTAAGTGAAAATGCTGCCCTAAAAAGCTACAACGAAGAACTGGAGACAGAATTAAGAGCCCATGAGCAAATCATAATACAGTAG